A genome region from Bacillota bacterium includes the following:
- a CDS encoding methionine adenosyltransferase domain-containing protein: protein GMARHGGGSFSGKDPTKVDRTGTYAARYVAKNLVAAGLAERCEVQVAYVIGVARPISFMVDTFGTGKLPDPVLAEIAGRLVDLRPAALIERFQLRRPIYRQLATYGHFGRPELDLPWERTDLVEPLKRAAQAWLEAHSARAAAAASEPPGRQH, encoded by the coding sequence GGGGCATGGCGCGGCACGGCGGCGGCTCGTTCTCCGGCAAGGACCCCACCAAAGTGGACAGGACGGGCACCTACGCCGCCCGTTACGTGGCGAAAAACCTGGTTGCCGCGGGCCTTGCCGAGCGCTGCGAGGTGCAGGTGGCCTACGTCATCGGCGTGGCGCGCCCCATCTCGTTCATGGTGGATACCTTCGGCACGGGGAAGCTGCCCGACCCGGTGCTGGCCGAGATTGCCGGACGGCTGGTGGATCTGCGCCCGGCGGCCCTCATCGAGCGCTTCCAGTTGCGCCGGCCCATTTACCGGCAGCTGGCCACCTACGGCCACTTCGGCCGCCCCGAACTCGATCTACCCTGGGAGCGCACCGACCTGGTCGAGCCCCTGAAGCGGGCAGCGCAGGCGTGGCTCGAGGCCCACTCGGCCCGCGCCGCGGCCGCGGCGTCGGAGCCGCCCGGTCGGCAGCACTGA